DNA sequence from the Gemmatimonadota bacterium genome:
AGCACCGGGGTGGTCGAGGACGGGGAGGGGAGGACCCATGGCAAGGGTGGTGGAAGAGCGCGCGACCTGGCGGCGATTGCTGCTGCCGGCGACCCTTGGGATCGCGGCCTACTACGCGGTCTTCGGCGGCGACTACAATGTCTTCGAGGCGTGGCGGCTGGACACCCTGCAGACCCGTGAAGCGGGCGAGTTGGCGCTCCTGCGCGCCGACGTCGACGTGCTGCGCGCCCGCACCGACTCCCTGGAGAACGACCCCGCTACCATCGAACGGCTCGCGCGCGAGCGTTTCGGGATGATCCGTGACGGCGAGATCCTGTACAGGTTCGTCGAGGACGATTCGACCGGCACCAAACCGTTGACCCCCCAGTAGCGCTCGGGTAATTTTCTCGGTTCGGCGTCCACGAGCGCCGCACCCCAGAGTAGCTCAGCTGGTCAGAGCGCACGACTCATAATCGTGAGGTCGGGAGTTCGAGTCTCCCCTCTGGGACTTCTCCCTTGACTCATAGCAGGAGCCGGCCGATGGAGGCTTCGTCGGAAGCAGTCTCGCCGCGGCCCGACGGGGTCCTGGTCGGGGTGATCATGGGCTCCACCTCCGATTGGGATACGCTGTCCCACGCGGCCGCCACGCTGGAGGAGCTCGGCGTGTCGCACGAGACGCGGGTCGTGTCGGCGCACCGCACCCCCGATCTGCTTTTTTCGTACGCCGAGTCGGCGGAAGAAAGGGGCCTGCAGGCGATCATCGCGGGCGCAGGGGGCGCCGCCCATCTGCCGGGCATGATCGCCGCCAAGACCACCGTCCCGGTGCTGGGCGTGCCGGTCAGGTCGCGTTCGCTCGCCGGCGTGGACTCTCTGCTGTCCATGGTGCAGATGCCGGCCGGTGTGCCGGTGGGGACTCTGGCCATCGGGCGCGCGGGCGCGGTCAACGCTGCGCTCCTGGCGGCGTCCATAGTCGGCCGCGCAAGGCCGGACGTCCTGGCGGCGCTACGGGCGTACCGAGCGCGACAAACGGAGCGCGTGCTGGCCACGCCGGATCCATCCTCAGAGGGTTCGACGACCGCGTGACGGTAGGCATCCTCGGCGGCGGGCAGCTCGGCCGGATGCTCGCCCTGGCGGGTATCCCCCTCGGTCTCGATTTCGTGTTCCTGGATCCGTCCCCGGACGCCCCCGCAGCGCACCTGGGGCGGCTGATAACAGCCCCCTACGACGACCCCGAGGCGCTGCGCGAGTTCGCCGCCGCGGCCGACGTCATCACCTACGAGTTCGAGAACGTGCCCGCCCGGACGGCCGACCTTCTGGCGGCGTCCGCGCCCGTCTGGCCTCCTGCCGCGGCGCTTACCGTGGCCCAGGATCGGCTCCAGGAGAAGCGCCTGTTCACTCGCCTGGAGATCGCGACGGCGCCCTTCGAGCCGGTGGACAGCCCAGCGGGCACCCGCGCGGCCGCCGAGCGGCTGGCAGGGGCGTGTGTTCTCAAGACCCGCAAGCACGGATACGACGGCAAGGGCCAGGCCCGGATCGCCGAACCTGCCGCCGCCGCCGCGGCCTTTGCCGCGCTGGGCGGGGAGCCCTGCATTCTGGAGACGGCGATTGCTTTTTCGCGCGAGCTCTCGGTCATCGCCGCGCGTGGCCGCGACGGCGACACCGTGGTCTACCCGCTCGTAGAGAACCGCCACACGGAGGGCATTCTGCGGCGCTCCGTGGCCCCGGCCCCGGGCACGGACGCCGTGTTCGGCCAGGCCCTGGAGTGCGTCCACGACATCCTGCGGGAGCTGGACTACGTGGGGGTACTGGCGGTGGAGCTCTTCGAAGTGGACGGCGCGCTCATGGCGAACGAAATGGCCCCGCGCGTCCACAACTCGGGGCACTGGACGATCGAGGGCGCCGAGACCAGCCAGTTCGAGAATCACCTGCGCGCGGTGGTGGGCCTGCCGCTGGGACCGATCGATCCGCGCGGGGTGAGCGTCATGCTCAACCTGATCGGCAGCCCGCCCGATGTCGACGCGGTCGCCGCGGTGCCAGGCGCGCACATCCACCTCTACGGCAAGGCGCCGCGGCCCGGTCGAAAGGTCGGCCACGTAACCGTCCGCGCCGACGACGAGTCGGGTCTCCAGGCGGCGCTGAGCCGGCTGGAAGGGGTCATCCCCGAGGGCTGATAGCGGTGGGTTACGGTTGCAGAGGCCGGGCGCCCGCGTCGCGCAGCACTGCCTCGACGCCGGCGCGGTCCTCGTGCGCCGGCAGAATGACGAGGTCCCCGGGCTCGGCCCATGCGAGGGCTGCGCGGGCCGCCTCCGGCTCGTCCGCGACCCGGTCGATCGCCTCCGGCGCGGCGCCAAGCCTTAGGAGCTCATCGACGATCACCGCCGGGATCTCTCCCTCCGGCCGCCCGCGCAGGTAGGACCGCAGCTCCTTCACCAGCACGCGTGTTGGGCTCAGCCCCCAGGCGGCGCGCGCCAGCTCCCGGATCGCCTCGTTCCCTCGGTCCCCGGCGTGCCCCAGGACGAGCAGGAGTCGCTTGGGCGCGAGCCCCGCCACCATGGCCCCCAGCGCGGCGTATCCGTGCGCGTTGTGCACGAAGTCGACGAGGACGCGGGCACCAGCGGCGTCGTAGAGATTGCCGCGGCCGGGGTTGTCCCGGGCTCCGCCACGCACCGACCGCAGGCCCTCCGCGATCGCCGAGTGCGGCAGGCCGAGCGCGCTCCCGGCGACGACCGCCGCCAGCGCGTTCGCCACGTTGTGCGCGGCCGCGCCGCCGAGCGTGATGGGCACCTCGGCGACGGGCACCACATCCACGAGTCGGCCGCTCCGGCTGCGCTTGATCGAGTCTGCGACGACGGCGACCACGTCGCCTCCGGCGCGCAGGTGGGATGCGACGAGGTCCGTGTCGGGTCGCATCGTGAACCAACTGAGCGGACCCGCAAGGCGGTCATGCGCGGCTGCGAGTCCGGCGTCGTCCGCGTTCAGGCCGAGCGGGGCCCCGGGGCGGCGCGCCAGCCCGGCGGTGAGCTTGGCCTGTACGAGCGCGTCGAGGTCGTGGACGCCGTACTCACCCAGGTGGTCCTCGGCGACGTTGGTGATCACGGCGCCGTCCGCCCGCGTGAACGCCACGCCGCGGCGCAGGAGGCCTCCGCGCGCGGTCTCCAGGACCGCGACCTCGACGCGCCGGTCGCGCAGGAGGGTCCTGGCGCCACCCGGTCCCGAGTAGTCGTCGCGCTCGACCCAGGCGTCGCCGATCTTGATTCCCTCGGTGGTCGTCGAGCCCGTGACCCGGCCCGCTGCTTCGG
Encoded proteins:
- a CDS encoding septum formation initiator family protein — its product is MARVVEERATWRRLLLPATLGIAAYYAVFGGDYNVFEAWRLDTLQTREAGELALLRADVDVLRARTDSLENDPATIERLARERFGMIRDGEILYRFVEDDSTGTKPLTPQ
- the purE gene encoding 5-(carboxyamino)imidazole ribonucleotide mutase: MEASSEAVSPRPDGVLVGVIMGSTSDWDTLSHAAATLEELGVSHETRVVSAHRTPDLLFSYAESAEERGLQAIIAGAGGAAHLPGMIAAKTTVPVLGVPVRSRSLAGVDSLLSMVQMPAGVPVGTLAIGRAGAVNAALLAASIVGRARPDVLAALRAYRARQTERVLATPDPSSEGSTTA
- a CDS encoding 5-(carboxyamino)imidazole ribonucleotide synthase, with product MTVGILGGGQLGRMLALAGIPLGLDFVFLDPSPDAPAAHLGRLITAPYDDPEALREFAAAADVITYEFENVPARTADLLAASAPVWPPAAALTVAQDRLQEKRLFTRLEIATAPFEPVDSPAGTRAAAERLAGACVLKTRKHGYDGKGQARIAEPAAAAAAFAALGGEPCILETAIAFSRELSVIAARGRDGDTVVYPLVENRHTEGILRRSVAPAPGTDAVFGQALECVHDILRELDYVGVLAVELFEVDGALMANEMAPRVHNSGHWTIEGAETSQFENHLRAVVGLPLGPIDPRGVSVMLNLIGSPPDVDAVAAVPGAHIHLYGKAPRPGRKVGHVTVRADDESGLQAALSRLEGVIPEG
- a CDS encoding Mur ligase family protein; the protein is MSGDASDGSLAMEQIDSRRLTGPNLVSPGPAAILDAACPDEHADALVAAWRERVTDLLSALGWSDVRTHVRRWPGGVSLAFSAPIDGLYAATELGEWAFESAVGHLSGEGPKGREAALERARSAFAEEANPALLALEAEARRRDVAFLWDDDEVSVGMGSGSATWSARDVPAPDQVDWAGIHDVPTVLVTGTNGKTTVVRLAAAMAEAAGRVTGSTTTEGIKIGDAWVERDDYSGPGGARTLLRDRRVEVAVLETARGGLLRRGVAFTRADGAVITNVAEDHLGEYGVHDLDALVQAKLTAGLARRPGAPLGLNADDAGLAAAHDRLAGPLSWFTMRPDTDLVASHLRAGGDVVAVVADSIKRSRSGRLVDVVPVAEVPITLGGAAAHNVANALAAVVAGSALGLPHSAIAEGLRSVRGGARDNPGRGNLYDAAGARVLVDFVHNAHGYAALGAMVAGLAPKRLLLVLGHAGDRGNEAIRELARAAWGLSPTRVLVKELRSYLRGRPEGEIPAVIVDELLRLGAAPEAIDRVADEPEAARAALAWAEPGDLVILPAHEDRAGVEAVLRDAGARPLQP